A stretch of Rhodoferax potami DNA encodes these proteins:
- the glyQ gene encoding glycine--tRNA ligase subunit alpha: MLTFQQIILRLQDYWDRQGCALLQPYDMEVGAGTSHTATFLRAIGPEPWKAAYVQPSRRPKDGRYGENPNRLQHYYQYQVVLKPAPANILELYLGSLEALGFDLKKNDIRFVEDDWENPTLGAWGLGWEVWLNGMEVTQFTYFQQVGGIDCKPATGEITYGLERLAMYLQGVDNVYNLQWTDTLKYGDVYHQNEVEQSTYNFEHSDADFLFTAFNAHEKQAKYLIEQQLALPAYEQVLKAAHSFNLLDARGAISVTERAAYIGRIRNLARSVAQSYYESRERLGFPMAPREWIEQMPKKAA, encoded by the coding sequence ATGCTCACTTTTCAGCAAATTATTCTTCGCCTCCAGGACTACTGGGATCGCCAGGGTTGCGCGCTCTTGCAGCCCTATGACATGGAAGTCGGTGCCGGCACCTCACACACGGCCACCTTCTTGCGCGCCATCGGCCCTGAGCCATGGAAGGCTGCCTATGTGCAACCCAGCCGCCGGCCGAAAGACGGTCGCTATGGTGAGAATCCCAACCGCTTGCAGCACTACTACCAATACCAGGTGGTGTTGAAGCCTGCACCAGCCAATATTCTGGAGCTCTACCTCGGCTCCCTAGAGGCTTTGGGGTTCGATCTGAAAAAGAACGACATCCGCTTTGTGGAAGACGACTGGGAAAACCCCACACTGGGCGCATGGGGCCTGGGGTGGGAGGTCTGGCTCAACGGCATGGAAGTCACCCAGTTCACTTATTTCCAACAAGTGGGCGGCATTGATTGCAAGCCCGCTACGGGCGAGATCACATACGGCCTGGAGCGCTTGGCCATGTATCTGCAAGGCGTCGACAACGTCTACAACTTGCAGTGGACCGACACGCTGAAGTACGGCGACGTCTACCACCAGAACGAAGTCGAGCAGTCCACCTACAACTTCGAGCACAGCGACGCCGACTTTTTGTTCACCGCGTTCAATGCGCACGAGAAGCAAGCCAAATACCTGATCGAACAGCAACTGGCCCTGCCTGCCTATGAGCAAGTGCTCAAGGCCGCGCACAGTTTCAACCTGCTGGACGCACGGGGCGCTATCAGCGTGACTGAGCGCGCAGCGTATATCGGTCGCATCCGCAATCTGGCGCGCAGCGTGGCGCAGTCTTACTACGAGAGCCGGGAGCGTTTGGGCTTCCCGATGGCGCCGCGCGAGTGGATTGAACAGATGCCCAAGAAGGCCGCGTAA